The Candida orthopsilosis Co 90-125, chromosome 7 draft sequence genome has a window encoding:
- a CDS encoding Rpl4b ribosomal protein 4B yields the protein MSSRPQVSVISVQGEQSNTQLPLPSVFSAPVRPDIVHSVFVRINKNKRQAYAVAENAGHQTSAESWGTGRAVARIPRVGGGGTHRSGQAAFGNMCRGGRMFAPTKTWRRWHVKVNHNEKRYATASAIAASAVTSLVLARGHRVENVKELPLVVANDFESVQKTKEAVAVLKAVGAHKDVVKVIKSKKMRAGKGKLRGRRFTQRRGPLVVYGEDKGLVKALRNIPGVETSSVKHLGLLQLAPGAHLGRFIIWTQSAIEALDSIYGSESTKSIKSNYSLPANIISNTDVTRLINSAEVQAVVRPAGEPTQKKKHVLKKNPLKNKQVLLRLNPYAKAYSAEKLGSAKVEKSKAKPSKGQFASVLKN from the coding sequence ATGTCATCAAGACCACAAGTTTCTGTCATCTCCGTTCAAGGTGAACAATCAAACACCCAATTGCCTTTGCCATCAGTCTTCTCTGCCCCAGTCAGACCAGATATTGTCCACTCTGTCTTTGTTAGAATtaacaagaacaagagaCAAGCTTACGCTGTTGCTGAAAACGCTGGTCACCAAACCTCAGCTGAATCATGGGGTACCGGTAGAGCTGTTGCTCGTATTCCAAGAGTTGGCGGTGGTGGTACTCACCGTTCCGGTCAAGCTGCCTTTGGTAACATGTGTAGAGGTGGTCGTATGTTTGCCCCAACCAAAACTTGGAGAAGATGGCACGTCAAGGTTAACCATAACGAAAAACGTTATGCTACTGCTTCTGCCATTGCTGCCTCAGCTGTCACCTCATTAGTTTTGGCTAGAGGTCACAGAGTCGAAAACGTTAAGGAATTGCCATTGGTTGTTGCTAACGATTTTGAATCAGTCCAAAAGACCAAGGAAGCTGTTGCTGTCTTGAAGGCTGTTGGTGCTCACAAGGATGTTGTTAAGGTTATCAAGTCCAAGAAGATGAGAGCCGGTAAGGGTAAATTGAGAGGAAGAAGATTCACTCAAAGAAGAGGTCCATTGGTTGTCTATGGTGAAGACAAAGGTTTGGTTAAGGCCTTGAGAAACATTCCAGGTGTTGAAACCTCATCAGTTAAGCACTTGGGTTTGTTGCAATTAGCTCCAGGTGCTCACTTGGGTAGATTTATTATCTGGACCCAATCTGCTATTGAAGCTTTGGACTCAATCTACGGATCTGAATCAACCAAATCCATCAAGTCCAACTACTCATTGCCAGCTAACATCATCTCCAACACTGATGTCACCAGATTGATCAACTCTGCTGAAGTTCAAGCTGTTGTTAGACCAGCAGGTGAACCAAcccaaaagaagaagcacGTCTTGAAGAAGAACCCATTGAAGAACAAACAAGTCTTGTTGAGATTGAACCCTTACGCCAAGGCTTACTCTGCTGAAAAATTGGGATCTGctaaagttgaaaaatctaAAGCTAAGCCATCTAAAGGTCAATTTGCttcagttttgaaaaactaa
- a CDS encoding Ypt52 protein (S. cerevisiae homolog YPT52 has activity, has role in protein targeting to vacuole, endocytosis and localizes to late endosome) has product MATQQEDTSAQRFVQFKLVLLGESAVGKSSIVHRFVKNTFDDARESTIGAAFLTQSITIPESQTTIKFEIWDTAGQERYKSLAPMYYRNANSALCVYDITSRNSFTKAQDWIKELKKQAPSEIVVALVGNKVDLDDNREVQSDEVDEYISELQGDGFKIIKAECSAKNGDGVVELFEAIGRALPVEEVLAANANRSRQGEVGGRRPGGVDLNRPKRAQAQSNSCC; this is encoded by the coding sequence ATGGCAACCCAACAAGAAGATACTTCAGCACAACGTTTTGTCCAATTCAAACTAGTTCTTTTAGGAGAAAGCGCAGTTGGTAAATCATCTATAGTACACAGGTTTGTCAAAAATACATTTGATGATGCGAGAGAATCCACAATTGGAGCAGCATTCTTGACTCAATCAATCACGATACCTGAATCACAAACAACTATAAAATTTGAGATATGGGATACTGCAGGTCAAGAACGTTACAAATCTTTAGCACCAATGTACTATCGAAACGCTAACTCCGCATTGTGTGTGTACGATATCACCAGCCGCAATTCGTTTACAAAGGCACAAGATTGGATCAAGgagttgaagaaacaagCACCAAGTGAGATTGTAGTAGCTTTGGTTGGTAACAAAGTGGATTTAGATGATAACAGAGAAGTGCAACTGGACGAAGTCGACGAATATATTTCGGAGTTGCAAGGAGACggattcaaaattattaaaGCGGAATGTTCAGCAAAGAATGGCGACGGCGTAGTAGAACTATTTGAAGCAATAGGTAGAGCTTTACCAGTGGAAGAAGTACTTGCAGCAAATGCAAATAGATCAAGGCAAGGTGAAGTTGGAGGAAGAAGACCTGGTGGTGTTGACTTGAACAGACCTAAACGAGCACAAGCTCAAAGTAATTCATGCTGTTAG